A window of the Branchiostoma lanceolatum isolate klBraLanc5 chromosome 13, klBraLanc5.hap2, whole genome shotgun sequence genome harbors these coding sequences:
- the LOC136446688 gene encoding zinc finger protein 300-like, with product MEDPSCGSGLHIPNDTCDIEPDICGEFGYRAAQKSHLSRHMRMHTGEKPYKCDQSEYSTMNKSTLDYSLIAKHTSEKLCMCGECGYRTTQKSHLSQHLRIHTGEKPYKCDQCDYSTAWKTSLNQHLLKHIGEKPYMCGECGYRAAQKSHLSQHMRTHTGEKPYKCDQCDYSAAQKTALDLHVAKHTGEKPYMCGECGYRTAIKSSLSRHIRSHTGEKPYMCGECGYRTALKSRLSEHIRSHTGEKPYMCGECGFRTALKSSLAQHKRSHTGEKPYMCGECGYRTAFKSHLSRHMRTHTGEKPYKCAVTSVTILQHRNPVWTNTSKLNTARQSTRQLKRKRSVLSQHMSSSTCTEENNLKPSRQMH from the coding sequence ATGGAAGATCCCAGCTGCGGCTCTGGACTGCACATTCCAAACGACACTTGTGACATTGAACCCGACATCTGTGGGGAGTTTGGATACAGGGCAGCTCAGAAGTCTCACTTATCCAGGCACATGAGAATGCAtaccggagagaaaccctacaagtgtgaccagagTGAGTATTCTACAATGAATAAGTCTACTTTGGACTACAGTCTAATAGCAAAACATACTAGTGAAAAACTCTGcatgtgtggggaatgtgggtacaggacaactcagaagtctcacttatcccaGCACTTGAGAattcatacaggagaaaaaccctacaagtgtgaccagtgtgactattctacagcatgGAAAACCAGTTTGAACCAACATCTATTAAAACACattggagagaaaccctacatgtgtggggagtgtggatacagggcagCTCAAAAATCTCACTTATCCCagcacatgagaactcatacaggagagaagccctacaagtgtgaccaatgtgactaCTCTGCGGCACAGAAAACTGCTTTGGACCTTCATGTAgctaaacacaccggagagaaaccctacatgtgtggggagtgtgggtacaggacagctatcAAATCTAGCTTATCCAGGCACATAAGAAGTcacaccggagagaaaccctacatgtgtggggagtgtggatacaggacagctctgAAGTCTAGATTATCCGAGCACATAAGAAGTcacaccggagagaaaccctacatgtgtggggagtgtggattcAGGACAGCTCTGAAATCTAGCTTAGCCCAGCACAAAAGAagtcacactggagagaaaccatacatgtgtggggagtgtggatacaggacagctttCAAATCTCACTTATCCAGgcacatgagaactcacacaggagaaaaaccctacaagtgtgctgtgaccagtgtgactattctgcagcacagaaatccaGTTTGGACCAACACCAGCAAACTAAACACTGCTAGACAATCTACAAGACAGCTAAAACGTAAAAGGTCTGTCCTATCCCAGCATATGAGTAGTAGTACGTGTACAGAAGAAAACAACCTGAAACCATCCAGACAAATGCACTAA